A genomic stretch from Chitinophaga lutea includes:
- a CDS encoding Crp/Fnr family transcriptional regulator has protein sequence MQALRSAINAVLPLPEEEWEALAPCWQPVSHKRKTVLTAAGETERYVYFVLDGVQRAFCIAENQREATLVFSYTGSFSGIIDSFFLQQPSRYYLETLTQSSLLRIGYNDMHRLMQQYPQIMAWVQRSTMLALAGVMERHIEMLTLNAEEKFRSLLARSPHVLQLIPHKYLASYLGLDPATFSRLLGGIRL, from the coding sequence ATGCAAGCCCTCCGTTCGGCCATCAACGCAGTATTACCGCTCCCGGAAGAGGAATGGGAAGCCCTGGCGCCCTGCTGGCAGCCCGTGAGCCACAAACGCAAAACCGTGCTCACCGCCGCCGGTGAAACGGAGCGGTACGTGTATTTTGTGCTCGATGGCGTGCAGCGGGCGTTCTGCATCGCGGAAAACCAGCGCGAAGCCACGCTCGTATTTTCCTACACCGGCTCTTTCTCCGGCATCATCGATTCCTTTTTCCTGCAGCAGCCTTCGCGGTATTACCTCGAAACCCTCACCCAAAGTTCTCTGCTCCGCATCGGGTATAACGACATGCACCGGCTGATGCAGCAATACCCGCAAATCATGGCCTGGGTACAGCGCAGCACCATGCTGGCGCTGGCGGGCGTGATGGAACGGCACATCGAAATGCTCACACTGAACGCGGAAGAGAAATTCCGCAGCCTGCTGGCCCGCAGCCCCCATGTGCTGCAGCTCATCCCGCATAAATACCTCGCTTCGTACCTTGGCCTCGACCCGGCCACTTTCAGCCGCCTGCTCGGCGGCATACGGCTGTAA